A genome region from Marispirochaeta aestuarii includes the following:
- a CDS encoding LysE family transporter, producing the protein MYLRLFAGSFFLAFSGAMMPGPLLTATIGAAARKGPSAGPLFILGHGILELGLVVLIFLGLGPFLTGTWTFVTISLTGSCIMFYMAFSMFRSLPKLSLTQHTTDARDYRSLVGTGALLSVSNPYWTIWWGTIGLGLLLRAGNAGFFGVASFFGGHVLGDLVWYTAVSVTIWRGKRLLSDRLYRGLIGLCGGFIAVFGIYFFISGMRPIMEGLS; encoded by the coding sequence ATGTACCTACGTCTTTTTGCAGGTTCATTTTTTCTGGCTTTCTCCGGCGCCATGATGCCGGGACCTCTTTTGACCGCGACCATCGGCGCCGCAGCCAGGAAGGGGCCCTCTGCAGGTCCGCTTTTTATCCTGGGCCACGGAATCCTCGAACTCGGACTTGTCGTCCTGATATTCCTTGGCCTCGGTCCTTTTTTGACCGGAACCTGGACATTTGTGACAATCTCGCTGACAGGTTCATGTATCATGTTCTATATGGCCTTCTCCATGTTCCGCAGTCTGCCGAAACTCTCCCTGACGCAGCATACGACGGATGCCCGGGATTACCGCTCCCTGGTAGGCACCGGCGCGCTGCTTTCGGTTTCCAATCCCTACTGGACAATCTGGTGGGGAACAATCGGCCTCGGCCTTCTTTTACGGGCCGGGAATGCCGGATTTTTTGGGGTGGCAAGCTTTTTCGGCGGCCACGTACTGGGAGACCTGGTATGGTATACGGCTGTTTCTGTCACCATCTGGCGGGGAAAACGTCTCCTGAGCGACCGTCTGTATCGTGGCCTGATCGGTCTGTGCGGCGGTTTTATAGCCGTCTTTGGAATCTATTTTTTCATCAGCGGTATGCGGCC